In Deltaproteobacteria bacterium, the genomic window TGGAACAACAATGAAGAAATCGGCTGCGGAAAATCTGCGAAAATTGACCATTCCACAGCGAGCGCGGACAAGCCTGGAAAACACTTTGGGATTGGAGCGCTCACAGCTATTGACGACGTTAAGTATCGAACGAATTGTCCCGAACGCAGACCAGCCGCGTCGTCATCAATCGGCAAGAAAGTTTGCCGACATGGTCTTGTCGGTGCGTGAACGCGGGATACTACAACCGATTCGGGTTCGGGAACTGCAAGACACGGGACAATATGAAATTATCGCCGGAGAGCGTCGCTGGCGTGCCGCCAAAGAGGTGGGATTACGAGAAATTCCTGCGGTAGTAGTGCGACAGCAGAGCCAGGAAGAGGCCTATATCGACGCGTTGGTAGAAAATGTCGTGCGGGAAGACCTCAATCCGATCGATCGAGCAGAAGCGTTGAGCAAAATAAAAGTGCACCTAGGTGCACACTCAACCTGGGACGAAGTTGCCGCCTCGGGAATGCTTGGCATCAGTCGGCGACAAATTTTTCACCTCTTGGGTCTGACTACCCTCCCCGACGCGGTCAAGGAAGATATTCGCAGTAATATCCTCAGTGAGAAACATGGACGCGCCTTACGTTCGCTGCGCGATACACCGGTGCTGCAGGCCCAGGCCCATGAGGCAATGAAGACCCAGAAGATGTCGGGAGATGAAGCGCTCACGTTCGTGAAGCAGTTAAAGCGCAGTGCTGTTGTCGCAACGCAGCAAGTGCTCAAAATCTATTATCGTTCTAACGAAGAATTGATTGCTGCTTTAGAAGAGAAGCTGCAAATGTTACGCACACAAAGCCACGGCGAAGCCACACTCGATGAAGCCACTCAATAATCTCCTGTGTTCCGCGATTCGATTTAGCGTGCGCTGTGCGCACGATGTGCTTGCCAGCGTTGCTTCCCGTGCGCATGGCGTACGCGACGGCATCAGTCACAACTTAATGAGAAATCGCTGTGTTTTTAGGTGCTCCGTTGCGAGTATGGGTTCCTTCTCCCTCAGGGAGAAGGTCAGGATGAGGGAGTCGAGAAGCCAAAAGCCTTGAGTTTTCTTCCCCTCACCCTAGCCCTCTCCCTGAGGGAGAGGGAATTACTGCACTGCCAACAGCTTAAGTCGTGACTCGTGACGCTACAGTCTCTCCGCAGACAACTCCAAGTGTACCAATCTCCGGTAGTTTGATTGAGCCTCACTCCTCGTTTTCGTACCTTTCCACGCGCCTTAACACATCTGCATATCGCTCCAGTCGCTCCGGTCCGAAGACTTCTCTCACTACCAGTTCATCGACTTTGTCTCGCAGCGCCTCATCACTGAATACTTCAGGGTTCCCCCCGGCTCTTTCAGTCAACCATTCCACTGCTTGCTCGGTTATTCTGTTCAATGTCTGCGGACTCAGCGACCGCTTACAGGCAAGAAATAAGTCACGATCCTCGGGTGTGAACGCGACATACAACGGTGGTGTCCGAAGGCCACCGGTTTTTGTCGCCTGCTCTTGACCTTTACGCGGTAGAAATGCTGGCCGTGCCGTTAACGTTGACAATAACTGGATGTGAAATGTCGACGCACCATGACTCTGCCAGATCGTCTTGATTAACTTCTTGGCACGCAGACCACGCAACGCTCGTTGTAAGGTGCTCATCGATACTCCACATTGGGTTGCCAATTCGCTATAACGACAACGAGTAAACGACACCCCTTCTGCATGCGAGAGACGAAACAAGCGGTGATACACCACTTGCTCGGCAATCGTCAAAAAAGGCAACAATTCATCCATCGCTTCGATGTATGCCCTGCCGGTTGTCGCCCATACCAACTCAACACTTTCAGCAAATTTGGACTCGCTCATAGCAAACATTTTTTCCCAATCAATTTGACCGGTCATATTGATGATAGGCGAGTTCGTCCATAAAAGCAAACTCGGCTGCGTGGGTTTGGTGATTCCCTCAATCAGTTGCAGACGCGCCGTCCATACTTCGGCAGGCTCAGTAAGAACGGGGATTTTAGATGATTTCCGAAAAAGGGAATCCCTGAGATGTCGAAGTGATGCTGATAGTGGCGGGCAGAGCCTCATCAGTCACAACTCAAGCCGTTAGCAGCAGCATAATTCCCTCTCCTCAGGGAGAGGGCTAGTAGTCAGTCCATTTAATTTTGAGGGATAGGGTTTCGTCATGCCCGCGCACGCGAGCGTCCAGGGAAATTCAGCAGTGCCCTGTAGTTAAGCCTCCTGGATTCCCGCATTCGCGGGAATGACGTCCCTTGAGTTATCCATCAAAACTTCCTGGACTATCTACCAGGGCGAGGGGATAAAAAATAGCGGCTTTTGTCTCTTGGCACCCTCATCCTGACCCTCTCCCGGCGGGAGAAGGAACCCATACGCGCGGCGCTCCAGCTAAAACACAAGGATTTTTCCTTATGTGGTGACTGGCGGGCTGTGCCCGCCACCAGAGACTGCGGGATATTTTTTCCAAGAAATCGCCTTAGCCTGACGTCAGCCCGTTCATCCTGAGTCCTCAATAGCGCCCGCGCTAAACGCCTGCCCATGAACAAGAAAAATCTTGTTCATGGGCAGCTTGTCAAAGGATGGTTTGTTCTTTACCCATCTCTGTCTCAAACAGGATGCCCATGGTAGTCCGACGCGCTCACCGCAGTAGCTTCACCCCGGCCGCAGCTCGCGCATCACGTAGCCCCCATTTGCCCCGCTCAACCGTACTGAAAAATTCTTGAATCTCTCGATTGAAGGCTGCAGGTTCTTCGAGATTGATCGCGTGTCCGGTCCGGGGCTGCACAAACAAACCAGCCGACGGAATCGCTCGCTTCAAAAATACACTGGTTTCAATACAGGGTTCGTCTTCATCGCCAACGACCACCAGCGTGGGAATGGTAAGCTGTGAAAACTCTTTGGCAAAGTCGTAGAGTGACGGGCGTTCCCCTTGAAAGTTGCGCATCGTCAATGAAGAACCTTTGGCGGAATGTTGACTCAAGTGATCGACGGTCTCACGCCAACCGCGCGGATCTTTATTCTGCAGTTGAACCCGTGTGGGGCTGACTCCCATCTCTTCTGCGACAGCTTGCATCCCGGCACTGAGGAAACGCTGCGCTACCGCTGCACACTGGGTCCTGAAATCTTCACGTTGTTCACGGGGCGAACCGCTGCCAACGCCAGCCGCGACTAGGGCACTGGCCATATCGGGGTGGCGTAACCCGAACATCAGGGTGGCATATGCGCCTTGACTCAGGCCGACAATATGTGCCTTCGCAACACCGCAATGTCGCATCACCGCGCCGATGTCATCGGCAAAATTTGTATAGTGATAGGCGGCTGGATCGTCTGGCACATCGGACGGCGTATACCCTCGCGCTGCATAGGTGATGCAGCGGTAATTACGTGAAAAGTAACGTACCTGACTTTCCCACTCTCGATGATCGGCGGCGAATTCGTGCACAAAGACCACCGGGTACCCATTGCCAGTCTCTTCGACATAAAGCTTTACGCCGTTAGCATTCGCGTATGACATGATAATCTCCACATGTTCTTGTGTTGTTGGCTAGATGGTTGGCTCAACGTCTAAGCGGACAACGATATCTTTCAGAGGATCTGACGCGGCCGGGTATCTCTGCATGACCAAAGGGTCATGCCCAGGAATAACGTGACGCTTTGAAGTTGCGAGTCGTTCGACCGTACGAAATGCATCGAGCGTCGCTGCAATATCTACAACCGCGATGAACGGACGGTTGGTTTGGATATTCTCGTAGTAATGGCTGGAGTCAGAGGCTAAGACCACATGGCCACGCTCGGTATTCACCCGCACGACTTGTAACCCGGCAGTATGACCAGGCGCAAAATGGACGCTCAATCCAGGAGCGAGATCTACGTCGCCATTGTACAGCTCAAGTCGTTGTCTAAAGTTGAGCCGCACGATCCCAACGATGTCCTCTTCCTCGAACCCGTGGGCAAAATAGGGATAGCGGATATGCCGCCCGGTCGCGAAGGCCAATTCCTTTTCTTGGAGATGAAAACGGGCGTGGGGAAGTTTGTCGAAGTTGCCAACATGGTCGTAGTGGAGGTGTGTCAGCACAACGTCGGTCACAGCATCCGGATCGATGTCGAGCAAGCGCAAGCTTTCGATCGGACAGCGCAAGAAGGTGCGTTTGCGACGTGCAGCTACTGGCGCGTTAAACCCGGTGTCAACGAGAAAAAGGCGATCTGCTCCCACTATCACCCAGGTAAAATAGTCCATTGGCATCGGACCATCGTGGGGATCGCCACCGATAAAATGGTCCGCACGGCGAGCGTCGCGCGTGGCATATTTGAGCGCGTAGATTTTGTATGCGGGGATTTTTTCCGGCATTATCTATTTCCTCCGGCGGTAGGGGGCAAGTTGCGCAGCCCATCACGCTTATTTTCTACCTTTGTCGTCCCGCTCCAGTGCCGCTTTAAGACGCTCGGGCTCGACAGCGACCTGCACCGCAGCTCGTTCTTGCTGCAGAAGCATTGCTGACCGCGAGTCACGATCGCCCCAGCCACGATTTAGTGCAGCGGTCAATTCATCGAGTGCGAGATTTGCCATTGGCATCGGTACGTGTAACTCACGTCCAAGAGCGGTCGCCAGCGTGACATCCTTATGCGCCAACCGCAGAGCGAATGCTGGTGGGTCGTAGGTATTGGGCAAGAAATGATTGGCGAGCGCATCGAAGGTGCGCATACGACCAAGTGCTCCCTGACGGACAGCCTCCCACAGGGTCAATGGGTCGACGCCGGCCTTTACTCCCATAGTGGAGACTTCGGACAGCACCCGGTTGATCGCATAGCCGGCGCAGTTATGCACTAACTTTGCGACAGTGGCAGACCCGATCGGTCCGACGTAGCGCGCCTGATCACCAATGGCGTCGAGCACGGGTTTGTAACGGTCAAACGTTGCCCGATCACCGCCAACCCATATAGCCAGCTTGCCACTGGCAGCGCCCCGCGGACCACCGCTCACCGGGGCATCAAGCATTGGTAAACCTCGAGCTGCGAACGCCTCGTGCACCCGACGTACGACATCGGGCGAGTTGGTCGACAAGTCGAAGTACGCACTTCCTGCCCGCATTCCAGACAGCAAACCGCCTTCACCTAATGCGATTTGCTCTACTTCTACCGGACCAGGTAACGATGTGAACACGACATCCGACATGGCCGCGACGTGATACGGTGACTCGGCCCAGCTTGCACCGCTCGTGAGCAGATCGTTTGCAGCCTCACGACGCAAGTCGTGAACGATGAGTTGATGACCTGCCTTCAGAACATTGGCAGCCATTTTTGCACCCATCGTCCCAAGTCTGATGAATCCTACTTTCATGAAAGCCTCCGAATAAACCTTCAGCGTTCAGCATGGTGCTAACAAAACAGGTGGCGAAGGTAATTGAGAACGGCTGAACGCTGATACTTTGTGTTGGCTGTGCACGACGTGTTACTGCTGTTCGAAAATATCGTGAGCGACGGTCGCTGCGGTCATCGCCGTCGGCCAACCAGAATAAAAGGCCAGGTGAGTGATCAACTCGCCAAGTTCCTCTTTGGTTACGCCATTTTCAAGCGCACGGGCAATATGCACACGCAACTGTTCAGGCCGGTAGGTGGCCATCAGTGCGGCCACAGTGATCAAGCTGCGATCGCGTTTCGATAAACCTGGGCGTTCCCATACATCGCCAAAAACGACCTTTTCGGTTAGGTCAATGAGTTTTGGTGCGACCTTACGAGCTTTTTCGCGAGCTGCGGCCACTGCAGGTGATGGTGCGGTTGCCATGATTCCCTCCTCTATGATTTCGGAGGCTAGCTCTAGCACTTCGCGCGGCAAGAGGCCAGAGGAATCAAGTTGTACCGCGGAGATGCGACGTGTGGCGTCTCCACGAGCCGGAACTCAAGGATACTTACAAGGTACTAGTGCCGTGTCTCGCAAGTTTATTAGCAGGGAAATCGTGGGGCGCGTACCACGCGCCAGTCAGTTGGCGCGCTTCGCACGCCCTTCAACTCAAGGGCGGTTGCAGGTGCTACGCAGGGACTGGCAACGGCACATCGAGCGTAGTCACGCGACGCAGCTCTCTACGATATTTCCCGTCAGCGAACGGTGTCGCGCGATGCATAGTCGCCCGATTGTCCCAAATCACCAGGTCTCCCTCACGCCAGACATGGCGATAGATAAATTGTGGTTGGGTGGCATGCTCGATGAGTTCGCGCAACATGAGACGACCCTCAGGAATGGGCCAATCAATGATCTTGGAGGCGTGAGAGGCGACATATAAGGATTTGCGTCCGGAGCCTGGCAGAGTGCGAATGAGTGGATGAATGGCACCTTTTAAGATTTCTTGTTCTTTTTCCGAGAATTCAAAGCCTAAGACGTGTCGCGAATAGGCGATGGAATGATGAACTCTTAGCCCCTCTAGCTGCTCTTTCATCTCTTGCGGCAAGGTGTCATAGGCAGCGTGCATGTCAGCGAACTGAGTGTCAGCGCCGACGGGAGGAACGACTTTCGCGGCCAACATTGAATAGCGACCGGGCGGATCTTGAAAGGAGGCATCGGTGTGCCACAGACGGTTACCAAGTCCGTACATGCGGCGCCGATCATCTGATCCGAGAATGTGACCAGTTTCGTCAAGGTTCGAAATATCAGCCAAGGCCTCGTTTCCCAAGCGACTTTCCTGCAATGCGCTGATCCCTGTCTTTGTGTGAAGCTCGCCATCAAAACGCTGA contains:
- a CDS encoding ParB/RepB/Spo0J family partition protein yields the protein MKKSAAENLRKLTIPQRARTSLENTLGLERSQLLTTLSIERIVPNADQPRRHQSARKFADMVLSVRERGILQPIRVRELQDTGQYEIIAGERRWRAAKEVGLREIPAVVVRQQSQEEAYIDALVENVVREDLNPIDRAEALSKIKVHLGAHSTWDEVAASGMLGISRRQIFHLLGLTTLPDAVKEDIRSNILSEKHGRALRSLRDTPVLQAQAHEAMKTQKMSGDEALTFVKQLKRSAVVATQQVLKIYYRSNEELIAALEEKLQMLRTQSHGEATLDEATQ
- a CDS encoding alpha/beta hydrolase produces the protein MSYANANGVKLYVEETGNGYPVVFVHEFAADHREWESQVRYFSRNYRCITYAARGYTPSDVPDDPAAYHYTNFADDIGAVMRHCGVAKAHIVGLSQGAYATLMFGLRHPDMASALVAAGVGSGSPREQREDFRTQCAAVAQRFLSAGMQAVAEEMGVSPTRVQLQNKDPRGWRETVDHLSQHSAKGSSLTMRNFQGERPSLYDFAKEFSQLTIPTLVVVGDEDEPCIETSVFLKRAIPSAGLFVQPRTGHAINLEEPAAFNREIQEFFSTVERGKWGLRDARAAAGVKLLR
- a CDS encoding N-acyl homoserine lactonase family protein, with protein sequence MPEKIPAYKIYALKYATRDARRADHFIGGDPHDGPMPMDYFTWVIVGADRLFLVDTGFNAPVAARRKRTFLRCPIESLRLLDIDPDAVTDVVLTHLHYDHVGNFDKLPHARFHLQEKELAFATGRHIRYPYFAHGFEEEDIVGIVRLNFRQRLELYNGDVDLAPGLSVHFAPGHTAGLQVVRVNTERGHVVLASDSSHYYENIQTNRPFIAVVDIAATLDAFRTVERLATSKRHVIPGHDPLVMQRYPAASDPLKDIVVRLDVEPTI
- a CDS encoding NAD(P)-dependent oxidoreductase, with translation MKVGFIRLGTMGAKMAANVLKAGHQLIVHDLRREAANDLLTSGASWAESPYHVAAMSDVVFTSLPGPVEVEQIALGEGGLLSGMRAGSAYFDLSTNSPDVVRRVHEAFAARGLPMLDAPVSGGPRGAASGKLAIWVGGDRATFDRYKPVLDAIGDQARYVGPIGSATVAKLVHNCAGYAINRVLSEVSTMGVKAGVDPLTLWEAVRQGALGRMRTFDALANHFLPNTYDPPAFALRLAHKDVTLATALGRELHVPMPMANLALDELTAALNRGWGDRDSRSAMLLQQERAAVQVAVEPERLKAALERDDKGRK
- a CDS encoding carboxymuconolactone decarboxylase family protein, encoding MATAPSPAVAAAREKARKVAPKLIDLTEKVVFGDVWERPGLSKRDRSLITVAALMATYRPEQLRVHIARALENGVTKEELGELITHLAFYSGWPTAMTAATVAHDIFEQQ
- a CDS encoding TauD/TfdA family dioxygenase; translation: MALTFHQMHPLFVAEVSPINLRDVHDRATLEEIRTGMDRYGVLVFHDQFLTDDEHVAFAQRFDGELHTKTGISALQESRLGNEALADISNLDETGHILGSDDRRRMYGLGNRLWHTDASFQDPPGRYSMLAAKVVPPVGADTQFADMHAAYDTLPQEMKEQLEGLRVHHSIAYSRHVLGFEFSEKEQEILKGAIHPLIRTLPGSGRKSLYVASHASKIIDWPIPEGRLMLRELIEHATQPQFIYRHVWREGDLVIWDNRATMHRATPFADGKYRRELRRVTTLDVPLPVPA